The following are encoded together in the Variovorax sp. PBS-H4 genome:
- a CDS encoding tripartite tricarboxylate transporter substrate binding protein, protein MMYDRRFFLASAAAAALAPHLARAADQAPLRMVVPFSAGSGADILARVLADAITTGTGRAVVVDNKAGAGGVIGALEVARARPDGNTVLYTTGGFTTNAVLMKKLPFDPVADFTPISRVTRASGFALLVSEKSPYKTLHDFVADAMKRPGRVTYGSSGIGNTTHVIGALFCKGVGVDLLHIPFKGTPFTDLIAQTVDSAFVSPSLAAQQIRSGQLRALGISGDVRSSLLPDTPTFAEAGYKVQDIPAWSGVWGPGRMTPAAVQSVYAALAKVAKAPAIEKYMRESGGEPEALPPAAFEAYVTSEIERYRRVLPPLGIELGA, encoded by the coding sequence ATGATGTACGACCGAAGATTCTTTCTGGCGAGCGCGGCCGCCGCGGCGCTCGCCCCCCATCTCGCGCGAGCCGCGGATCAGGCGCCGCTTCGCATGGTCGTGCCGTTTTCCGCGGGCAGCGGAGCGGACATCCTGGCGCGCGTGCTGGCCGACGCCATCACCACCGGCACCGGGCGTGCGGTCGTGGTGGACAACAAGGCCGGCGCGGGCGGCGTGATCGGCGCGCTCGAAGTGGCGCGCGCGCGGCCCGACGGCAACACGGTGCTCTACACGACAGGCGGCTTCACCACCAATGCGGTGCTGATGAAGAAGCTGCCGTTCGATCCGGTCGCGGACTTCACGCCCATCTCGCGCGTCACGCGAGCCTCGGGGTTCGCGCTGCTGGTGAGCGAGAAGTCGCCCTACAAGACGCTGCACGACTTCGTCGCCGACGCGATGAAGCGGCCGGGCCGGGTCACCTACGGCTCCTCGGGCATCGGCAACACGACGCACGTGATCGGCGCGCTGTTCTGCAAGGGCGTGGGCGTCGATCTGCTGCATATCCCCTTCAAGGGCACACCTTTCACGGACCTGATCGCGCAGACGGTGGATTCGGCCTTCGTCTCGCCGTCGCTGGCCGCCCAGCAGATCCGCTCGGGGCAGCTGCGCGCCCTGGGCATCTCGGGCGACGTGCGCTCGTCGCTGCTGCCCGACACGCCGACCTTCGCGGAGGCGGGCTACAAAGTGCAGGACATCCCTGCCTGGAGCGGTGTGTGGGGGCCGGGCCGGATGACGCCGGCGGCGGTGCAATCGGTCTACGCCGCGCTGGCCAAGGTGGCCAAGGCGCCCGCGATCGAGAAGTACATGCGCGAGAGCGGGGGCGAGCCGGAAGCGTTGCCGCCCGCCGCGTTCGAGGCGTACGTGACGAGCGAGATCGAGCGCTATCGCCGCGTGCTGCCGCCGCTGGGCATCGAGCTCGGCGCTTGA